A single window of Xiphophorus hellerii strain 12219 chromosome 12, Xiphophorus_hellerii-4.1, whole genome shotgun sequence DNA harbors:
- the LOC116730235 gene encoding dynamin-1 isoform X3, translating to MGNRGMEELIPLVNRMQDAFSSIGQNANLDLPQIAVVGGQSAGKSSVLENFVGKDFLPRGSGIVTRRPLVLQLINCPTEYAEFLHCKGKKFIDFDEVRQEIEAETDRATGHNKGISPVPINLRVYSPNVLNLTLVDLPGMTKVPVGDQPADIEHQIRDMLMQFVTKDNCLLLAVSPANSDLANSDALKIAKEVDPQGLRTIGVITKLDLMDEGTDARDILENKLLPLRRGYIGVVNRSQKDIDGKKDITAALQAERKFFLSHPSYRHLADRMGTAYLQKILNQQLTNHIRDTLPGLRSKLQSQLLSIEKEVEEYKNFRPDDPSRKTKALLQMVQQFAVDFEKRIEGSGDQVETYELSGGAKINRVFHERFPFELVKLEGDEKTLRKEISYAIKNIHGIRTGLFTPDMAFETIVKRQIAQIKEPCQKCVDLVISELVNTVRQCTSKLAQYPMLREEMERIVTQHIRDRESRTKDQVILLIDIELAYVNTNHEDFIGFANAQQKSSQINKKKAAGNQDEIMVIRKGWLTINNIGIMKGGAKEYWFVLTAEALSWYKDDEEKEKKYMLPVDNLKLKDIEKSFMSSKHIFALFNTEHRNVYKDYRQLELASESQEEVDSWKASFLRAGVYPERSVDKDKVEAEESSSDGQIHSMDPQLERQVEIVRNLVDSYLSIIHRTVRDLIPKTIMHLMVNNTKEFIHSDLLAHLYSCGDQNSLMEESQEQAQRRDEMLRMYFALKEALNIIGDISTSTVTTAAPPPVDDSWLQVTGMPSGRRSPMSSPTPQRRAPPGPPRPGGRAAPSRPAVSPDPGGAPPSVPSRPNRAPPPGVPSRPSKGSPAHGESPQSSMEG from the exons ATGGGGAACCGGGGCATGGAGGAGCTGATCCCGCTGGTGAACCGCATGCAGGACGCCTTCTCCTCCATCGGCCAGAACGCGAACCTGGACCTGCCGCAGATCGCCGTGGTGGGCGGCCAGAGCGCCGGCAAGAGCTCGGTGCTGGAGAACTTCGTGGGCAA GGACTTCCTCCCTCGAGGATCAGGAATCGTAACGCGGCGCCCCCTGGTGCTCCAGCTCATCAACTGTCCAACAG AGTATGCAGAGTTCCTCCACTGTAAGGGGAAGAAGTTCATCGACTTTGATGAAGTTCGTCAGGAGATCGAGGCGGAGACGGACCGAGCGACGGGACACAACAAGGGAATCAGTCCGGTGCCCATCAACCTGAGGGTGTACTCCCCCAACG TGCTGAACCTGACGCTGGTGGACCTCCCCGGCATGACCAAGGTCCCGGTTGGCGACCAGCCGGCCGACATCGAGCATCAGATCAGAGACATGCTTATGCAGTTCGTCACCAAGGACAACTGTCTCCTGCTGGCCGTGTCCCCCGCCAACTCCGACCTTGCCAACTCCGACGCCCTGAAGATCGCCAAGGAGGTCGACCCTCAAG GTCTGAGGACCATTGGGGTCATCACCAAGCTGGACCTGATGGACGAAGGGACGGACGCCAGGGACATCCTGGAGAACAAGCTGCTGCCGCTGCGCAGAG GTTACATCGGGGTGGTGAACCGCAGTCAGAAGGACATTGATGGGAAGAAGGACATCACCGCCGCTCTGCAGGCCGAGAGGAAGTTCTTCCTGTCCCATCCGTCCTACCGTCACCTGGCCGACCGGATGGGCACCGCCTACCTGCAGAAGATCCTCAACCAG CAACTGACCAACCACATCCGGGACACGTTGCCAGGGTTACGGAGCAAGCTGCAGAGCCAGCTGCTGTCCATcgagaaggaggtggaggagtaCAAGAACTTCAGGCCCGACGACCCGAGCCGCAAGACCAAGGCCCTGCTCCA AATGGTGCAGCAGTTCGCGGTGGACTTTGAGAAACGGATCGAAGGTTCTGGAGATCAGGTGGAAACTTACGAGCTTTCAGGAGGAGCCAAGATCAACCGCGTCTTCCACGAGCGCTTCCCCTTCGAACTGGTCAAG CTGGAGGGTGATGAGAAGACTCTACGTAAGGAGATCAGCTACGCCATCAAGAACATCCACGGGATCAG GACGGGTCTGTTCACTCCGGACATGGCCTTCGAGACCATCGTCAAGCGTCAGATCGCCCAGATCAAAGAACCCTGCCAGAAGTGTGTTGACCTGGTGATCAGTGAGCTGGTCAACACCGTGAGGCAGTGCACCAGCAAG CTGGCGCAGTATCCAATGCTCCGAGAGGAAATGGAAAGAATCGTCACTCAGCAtatcagagacagagagagtcgCACCAAAGACCAG GTGATTCTGCTGATCGACATCGAGCTGGCCTATGTTAACACCAACCACGAGGATTTTATCGGTTTCGCAAA tgcgCAGCAGAAGAGCAGCCAGATAAACAAGAAAAAGGCTGCAGGGAACCAGGACGAGATCATG GTGATCCGGAAGGGCTGGCTGACCATCAACAACATCGGCATCATGAAGGGCGGAGCCAAGGAGTACTGGTTCGTCCTGACGGCGGAGGCCCTGTCCTGGTACAAGGACGACGAg gagaaggagaagaagtaCATGCTGCCGGTGGACAACCTGAAGCTGAAGGACATCGAGAAGAGCTTCATGTCCAGCAAGCACATCTTCGCCCTGTTCAACACTGAGCACag GAACGTCTACAAGGACTACCGGCAGCTGGAGCTGGCCAGCGAGTCCCAGGAGGAGGTGGACAGCTGGAAGGCGTCTTTCCTACGCGCCGGGGTGTATCCTGAACGCAGCGTG GACAAGGACAAG gTGGAGGCAGAGGAGTCCAGTTCTGACGGACAGATCCACAGCATGGACCCTCAGCTGGAGAGACAGGTGGAGATCGTCCGCAACCTGGTGGACTCATACCTGTCCATCATCCACCGCACAGTCAGGGACCTGATCCCCAAGACCATCATGCACCTGATGGTCAACAAC ACCAAGGAGTTCATCCACTCTGACCTGCTGGCTCACCTGTACTCCTGCGGAGACCAGAACAGCCTGATGGAGGAGTCGCAGGagcag gCCCAGCGCCGGGACGAGATGCTCCGAATGTACTTTGCTCTGAAAGAAGCTCTGAACATCATCGGGGACATCAGCACGTCCACCGTTACCACGGCAGCGCCTCCCCCTGTGGACGACTCGTGGCTGCAGGTGACGGGGATGCCGTCTGGACGCAG GTCTCCCATGTCCAGCCCGACCCCCCAGCGCCGGGCCCCTCCCGGTCCGCCCCGCCCCGGGGGCCGCGCCGCTCCGTCCCGCCCCGCGGTTTCCCCCGATCCTGGAGGAGCGCCGCCGTCTGTCCCCTCACGGCCCAATAGAGCGCCCCCTCCTGGAGTCCCCAG TCGCCCCAGTAAAGGTAGCCCCGCCCACGGAGAGAGCCCCCAGTCGTCCATGGAGGGCTGA
- the LOC116730235 gene encoding dynamin-1 isoform X4, with amino-acid sequence MGNRGMEELIPLVNRMQDAFSSIGQNANLDLPQIAVVGGQSAGKSSVLENFVGKDFLPRGSGIVTRRPLVLQLINCPTEYAEFLHCKGKKFIDFDEVRQEIEAETDRATGHNKGISPVPINLRVYSPNVLNLTLVDLPGMTKVPVGDQPADIEHQIRDMLMQFVTKDNCLLLAVSPANSDLANSDALKIAKEVDPQGLRTIGVITKLDLMDEGTDARDILENKLLPLRRGYIGVVNRSQKDIDGKKDITAALQAERKFFLSHPSYRHLADRMGTAYLQKILNQQLTNHIRDTLPGLRSKLQSQLLSIEKEVEEYKNFRPDDPSRKTKALLQMVQQFAVDFEKRIEGSGDQVETYELSGGAKINRVFHERFPFELVKLEGDEKTLRKEISYAIKNIHGIRTGLFTPDMAFETIVKRQIAQIKEPCQKCVDLVISELVNTVRQCTSKLAQYPMLREEMERIVTQHIRDRESRTKDQVILLIDIELAYVNTNHEDFIGFANAQQKSSQINKKKAAGNQDEIMVIRKGWLTINNIGIMKGGAKEYWFVLTAEALSWYKDDEEKEKKYMLPVDNLKLKDIEKSFMSSKHIFALFNTEHRNVYKDYRQLELASESQEEVDSWKASFLRAGVYPERSVDKDKVEAEESSSDGQIHSMDPQLERQVEIVRNLVDSYLSIIHRTVRDLIPKTIMHLMVNNTKEFIHSDLLAHLYSCGDQNSLMEESQEQAQRRDEMLRMYFALKEALNIIGDISTSTVTTAAPPPVDDSWLQVTGMPSGRRSPMSSPTPQRRAPPGPPRPGGRAAPSRPAVSPDPGGAPPSVPSRPNRAPPPGVPRISISDQ; translated from the exons ATGGGGAACCGGGGCATGGAGGAGCTGATCCCGCTGGTGAACCGCATGCAGGACGCCTTCTCCTCCATCGGCCAGAACGCGAACCTGGACCTGCCGCAGATCGCCGTGGTGGGCGGCCAGAGCGCCGGCAAGAGCTCGGTGCTGGAGAACTTCGTGGGCAA GGACTTCCTCCCTCGAGGATCAGGAATCGTAACGCGGCGCCCCCTGGTGCTCCAGCTCATCAACTGTCCAACAG AGTATGCAGAGTTCCTCCACTGTAAGGGGAAGAAGTTCATCGACTTTGATGAAGTTCGTCAGGAGATCGAGGCGGAGACGGACCGAGCGACGGGACACAACAAGGGAATCAGTCCGGTGCCCATCAACCTGAGGGTGTACTCCCCCAACG TGCTGAACCTGACGCTGGTGGACCTCCCCGGCATGACCAAGGTCCCGGTTGGCGACCAGCCGGCCGACATCGAGCATCAGATCAGAGACATGCTTATGCAGTTCGTCACCAAGGACAACTGTCTCCTGCTGGCCGTGTCCCCCGCCAACTCCGACCTTGCCAACTCCGACGCCCTGAAGATCGCCAAGGAGGTCGACCCTCAAG GTCTGAGGACCATTGGGGTCATCACCAAGCTGGACCTGATGGACGAAGGGACGGACGCCAGGGACATCCTGGAGAACAAGCTGCTGCCGCTGCGCAGAG GTTACATCGGGGTGGTGAACCGCAGTCAGAAGGACATTGATGGGAAGAAGGACATCACCGCCGCTCTGCAGGCCGAGAGGAAGTTCTTCCTGTCCCATCCGTCCTACCGTCACCTGGCCGACCGGATGGGCACCGCCTACCTGCAGAAGATCCTCAACCAG CAACTGACCAACCACATCCGGGACACGTTGCCAGGGTTACGGAGCAAGCTGCAGAGCCAGCTGCTGTCCATcgagaaggaggtggaggagtaCAAGAACTTCAGGCCCGACGACCCGAGCCGCAAGACCAAGGCCCTGCTCCA AATGGTGCAGCAGTTCGCGGTGGACTTTGAGAAACGGATCGAAGGTTCTGGAGATCAGGTGGAAACTTACGAGCTTTCAGGAGGAGCCAAGATCAACCGCGTCTTCCACGAGCGCTTCCCCTTCGAACTGGTCAAG CTGGAGGGTGATGAGAAGACTCTACGTAAGGAGATCAGCTACGCCATCAAGAACATCCACGGGATCAG GACGGGTCTGTTCACTCCGGACATGGCCTTCGAGACCATCGTCAAGCGTCAGATCGCCCAGATCAAAGAACCCTGCCAGAAGTGTGTTGACCTGGTGATCAGTGAGCTGGTCAACACCGTGAGGCAGTGCACCAGCAAG CTGGCGCAGTATCCAATGCTCCGAGAGGAAATGGAAAGAATCGTCACTCAGCAtatcagagacagagagagtcgCACCAAAGACCAG GTGATTCTGCTGATCGACATCGAGCTGGCCTATGTTAACACCAACCACGAGGATTTTATCGGTTTCGCAAA tgcgCAGCAGAAGAGCAGCCAGATAAACAAGAAAAAGGCTGCAGGGAACCAGGACGAGATCATG GTGATCCGGAAGGGCTGGCTGACCATCAACAACATCGGCATCATGAAGGGCGGAGCCAAGGAGTACTGGTTCGTCCTGACGGCGGAGGCCCTGTCCTGGTACAAGGACGACGAg gagaaggagaagaagtaCATGCTGCCGGTGGACAACCTGAAGCTGAAGGACATCGAGAAGAGCTTCATGTCCAGCAAGCACATCTTCGCCCTGTTCAACACTGAGCACag GAACGTCTACAAGGACTACCGGCAGCTGGAGCTGGCCAGCGAGTCCCAGGAGGAGGTGGACAGCTGGAAGGCGTCTTTCCTACGCGCCGGGGTGTATCCTGAACGCAGCGTG GACAAGGACAAG gTGGAGGCAGAGGAGTCCAGTTCTGACGGACAGATCCACAGCATGGACCCTCAGCTGGAGAGACAGGTGGAGATCGTCCGCAACCTGGTGGACTCATACCTGTCCATCATCCACCGCACAGTCAGGGACCTGATCCCCAAGACCATCATGCACCTGATGGTCAACAAC ACCAAGGAGTTCATCCACTCTGACCTGCTGGCTCACCTGTACTCCTGCGGAGACCAGAACAGCCTGATGGAGGAGTCGCAGGagcag gCCCAGCGCCGGGACGAGATGCTCCGAATGTACTTTGCTCTGAAAGAAGCTCTGAACATCATCGGGGACATCAGCACGTCCACCGTTACCACGGCAGCGCCTCCCCCTGTGGACGACTCGTGGCTGCAGGTGACGGGGATGCCGTCTGGACGCAG GTCTCCCATGTCCAGCCCGACCCCCCAGCGCCGGGCCCCTCCCGGTCCGCCCCGCCCCGGGGGCCGCGCCGCTCCGTCCCGCCCCGCGGTTTCCCCCGATCCTGGAGGAGCGCCGCCGTCTGTCCCCTCACGGCCCAATAGAGCGCCCCCTCCTGGAGTCCCCAG AATCTCAATCAGTGACCAGTGA